In Afipia sp. GAS231, a single window of DNA contains:
- a CDS encoding response regulator, with protein MYRIDFNKLRFLICDDNPHMRRILRTLLHSFGAREAYEAEDGATALEMYSHYVPDIVITDWSMPIFDGLELAQMIRQPESKGNPYAPIIMLTGHSEKRRVTVARDAGVTEFLAKPISAKGLYQRILNVVANPRPFIKTKTYFGPDRRRNTNNAYIGPERRVGGEVEVMQQPSLLDKARSSV; from the coding sequence ATGTATCGCATCGACTTCAACAAGCTGCGATTTCTGATCTGCGACGACAATCCGCACATGCGCCGCATCCTGCGCACGCTGCTGCATTCGTTCGGCGCGCGCGAGGCCTATGAGGCCGAGGACGGCGCCACCGCGCTCGAAATGTACAGCCACTACGTCCCTGATATCGTCATCACCGACTGGTCGATGCCGATCTTCGACGGTCTCGAACTGGCGCAAATGATCCGGCAGCCGGAATCCAAGGGCAACCCCTACGCGCCGATCATCATGCTGACCGGCCATTCGGAAAAGCGCCGCGTGACGGTGGCGCGCGATGCCGGGGTCACCGAGTTTCTGGCCAAGCCGATCTCGGCCAAGGGGCTGTACCAGCGCATCCTCAACGTCGTCGCCAATCCGCGCCCGTTCATCAAGACCAAGACCTATTTCGGCCCGGATCGCCGGCGCAATACCAACAATGCCTATATCGGCCCCGAGCGGCGCGTCGGCGGCGAAGTCGAAGTCATGCAGCAGCCGTCGTTGCTCGACAAGGCGCGATCCAGCGTCTAG
- a CDS encoding Hpt domain-containing protein, producing MAKEKPGRLEVQSFADHHVITQPNPLRKVLLRVPESDLDDPVARAEKALAGLSGEFKNWMTIEADRLSAAHAAILREGFTDDNREELFRAAHDIKGDAATFGFASAGVAAESLCRIIEHAPELDKVPANLIAHHINAIQAIVRERTKLDTAVMAPALSRQLRGIADEFLAYANRDRPEHLEAILAPSIIPAE from the coding sequence ATGGCGAAAGAAAAGCCGGGCAGACTGGAAGTCCAGTCCTTCGCCGATCATCACGTCATCACGCAGCCCAATCCCTTGCGCAAGGTGTTGCTGCGCGTTCCGGAATCCGATCTCGATGATCCCGTCGCCCGGGCGGAAAAGGCGCTGGCGGGACTGTCGGGCGAATTCAAGAACTGGATGACCATCGAAGCGGACCGCCTGTCCGCCGCGCATGCCGCGATCCTGCGCGAGGGTTTTACCGACGACAATCGCGAAGAGCTGTTTCGCGCTGCCCATGACATCAAGGGCGACGCTGCGACTTTTGGCTTTGCTTCCGCAGGTGTCGCCGCCGAAAGCCTGTGCCGCATCATCGAACACGCACCGGAACTCGATAAAGTGCCGGCGAACCTGATCGCCCATCACATCAACGCGATCCAGGCGATCGTGCGCGAGCGCACCAAGCTCGACACGGCAGTGATGGCTCCCGCGCTGAGCCGGCAGCTGCGCGGTATCGCCGACGAATTCCTCGCTTACGCCAACCGCGACCGCCCCGAACACCTCGAAGCCATTCTGGCGCCGAGCATCATTCCGGCGGAGTGA
- a CDS encoding DUF2336 domain-containing protein, which produces MIVRQFISWIRTAPAGERAEATRSLARAWLISDLSEDDRIAAEGALLMLLDDPSPLVRQAMAEVFARSSEAPAAIVQALSLDQTSIALPILEHSPLLIDADLVDIVATGNGEMQCAIARRINLPPSVSAAIAEVGSAAAALELIENAYAELAPFSWDRIVERHGHLAAIRESMLVLEGLPAATRLALVAKLSDTLAQFVVSRNWLSADRAGRMASEARERSTVNIAARSGGEDMQGLVRHLRATGQLTAGLILRALLSGNLELFDSALAELSGLPLARVSALLHDRGGASLQALLIRAGFPESTFAAFRVALEVSHETGYVDSLGGAARLRRSMVERVLTHCETDRQAAEPLLILLRRFATESAREEARMFCEELVAEDANGHDLIAA; this is translated from the coding sequence ATGATCGTTCGGCAGTTCATCAGTTGGATACGTACCGCTCCGGCAGGCGAGCGGGCAGAGGCGACGCGGTCTTTGGCGCGGGCCTGGTTGATTTCAGATCTTTCCGAGGACGATCGCATCGCCGCCGAAGGCGCGCTGCTGATGCTGCTCGACGATCCGTCGCCGCTGGTTCGCCAGGCCATGGCGGAAGTGTTCGCGCGCAGCTCGGAAGCGCCGGCCGCCATCGTGCAGGCGCTGTCGCTCGACCAGACCTCGATCGCGCTGCCGATCCTCGAACACTCTCCGCTTCTGATCGATGCCGACCTCGTCGACATCGTCGCGACCGGCAATGGCGAGATGCAATGCGCGATCGCGCGTCGCATCAATCTGCCGCCGTCGGTGTCGGCTGCGATTGCCGAAGTAGGCTCCGCGGCCGCCGCGCTCGAATTGATCGAAAACGCCTATGCGGAATTGGCGCCGTTTTCATGGGACCGCATCGTCGAACGTCACGGCCATCTCGCCGCGATCCGGGAATCGATGCTGGTGCTGGAAGGCCTGCCCGCCGCCACGCGGCTGGCGCTGGTCGCAAAGCTCTCCGATACGCTGGCGCAATTCGTCGTTTCGCGCAACTGGCTCAGTGCCGACCGGGCAGGGCGGATGGCGAGCGAGGCGCGCGAGCGCTCGACCGTCAACATCGCGGCGCGTTCCGGCGGCGAGGACATGCAGGGGCTGGTGCGGCATCTGCGCGCCACCGGGCAACTGACCGCCGGCCTGATCCTGCGGGCGCTATTGTCGGGTAATCTCGAACTGTTCGATTCGGCGCTGGCCGAATTGTCCGGCCTGCCGCTGGCCCGCGTCTCGGCCTTGCTGCACGACCGCGGCGGCGCCAGCCTGCAGGCGCTGCTGATCCGCGCCGGTTTCCCCGAATCCACTTTCGCCGCCTTCCGCGTGGCGCTCGAGGTCAGCCACGAGACCGGATATGTCGACAGCCTTGGCGGCGCCGCGCGATTGCGCCGGAGTATGGTCGAGCGGGTGCTGACCCATTGCGAGACCGATCGCCAGGCCGCCGAACCCTTGCTGATCCTGCTTCGGCGCTTCGCCACCGAGTCGGCCCGCGAGGAAGCCCGCATGTTCTGCGAGGAATTGGTTGCCGAGGATGCCAACGGGCACGACCTGATCGCGGCGTAA
- a CDS encoding transglycosylase SLT domain-containing protein — MSVDTINATAAAGVDPTRVKIAGSIKQAASTTGASFEYLLTTAKMESNFNPKASASTSSARGLFQFIDQTWLGTVKEAGSQLGYGKYADAITKNPSGSYSVSDPSDRAAVMKLRDDPDAASSMAGVLTQSNSFKLTGKIGRRPTDAELYMAHFMGVGGAGKLISSAEDSPNANAAQMFPNAAAANRSIFYDRSGSARSVSQVYSVLTSRYASAANSSATQTAMAAVGGDIKRSVTVASASPSMSIDTAAYLSSFPDSRAVAPVTATSSADLKTASAQPQPIFRSLFQAGERSEPISPAVQELWGSGSSLTSVSVASNAATTSLSGQTPEVRPPGRLDLFSDRNGTFS, encoded by the coding sequence ATGTCGGTCGACACAATAAACGCCACGGCTGCGGCAGGTGTTGATCCCACGCGCGTGAAGATCGCAGGCTCGATCAAGCAGGCTGCCTCGACCACCGGCGCCAGCTTCGAATATCTGCTCACCACCGCGAAGATGGAATCCAACTTCAATCCGAAGGCGTCCGCCTCGACCTCGTCGGCGCGGGGGCTGTTTCAGTTCATCGACCAGACCTGGCTCGGGACGGTGAAGGAAGCGGGCAGCCAGCTCGGTTACGGCAAATATGCCGACGCCATCACCAAGAATCCTTCCGGCAGTTATTCGGTCAGCGATCCCTCGGATCGGGCCGCGGTCATGAAGCTGCGCGACGATCCCGATGCGGCCTCGTCGATGGCGGGCGTGCTGACCCAGTCCAACAGCTTCAAATTGACCGGCAAGATCGGTCGCCGCCCGACCGACGCCGAACTCTATATGGCGCATTTCATGGGCGTCGGCGGCGCCGGCAAACTGATATCGAGCGCCGAGGACAGTCCGAACGCCAACGCCGCGCAGATGTTTCCGAACGCAGCCGCGGCCAACCGTTCGATCTTCTACGATCGCTCCGGCTCAGCCCGCAGCGTCTCCCAAGTCTATTCGGTGCTGACTTCGCGCTACGCCAGCGCCGCCAATTCATCGGCAACGCAGACCGCGATGGCGGCAGTCGGCGGTGATATCAAGCGCAGCGTCACGGTGGCGAGCGCATCTCCGTCGATGTCGATCGACACGGCCGCCTACCTCTCGAGTTTTCCGGATTCGCGCGCCGTCGCGCCGGTGACCGCGACATCGTCGGCCGATCTCAAGACTGCCTCGGCGCAACCGCAGCCGATCTTCCGCTCGCTGTTCCAGGCCGGCGAACGCTCTGAGCCGATCTCGCCGGCGGTCCAGGAATTGTGGGGTAGCGGTTCTTCGCTGACGTCGGTGTCGGTGGCGTCAAATGCGGCGACGACATCGCTCTCGGGGCAAACCCCCGAGGTCCGCCCGCCGGGCCGGCTCGATCTCTTCAGCGATCGCAACGGCACGTTCAGCTAG
- a CDS encoding cytochrome c, whose protein sequence is MSDQPLFSRRNPWFSISVGVTAGIAVLATITGLILLPLAQPDLKLSGIWDAICSAAGVPRVSSQGNAIQPDFKTSNVVMTSEMLTKPNQVSIGRGATLAQRCAICHGPQGVSDANSPNLAGQFAAVTYKELNDFKTGARVNVVMSPFAATMSNQDMLDVAAYYAYLPRVPSSNLDPKIIAPAIVTTGAPMRNIAPCGSCHGDIDNKAGSPWLGGQSAVYVKAQLQAFASGTRRNDISQQMRNIARQMTADEIDQVAHYYEAQP, encoded by the coding sequence ATGAGCGACCAGCCGCTGTTCTCGCGCCGCAATCCCTGGTTCAGCATCAGCGTCGGCGTTACCGCCGGCATCGCGGTTCTGGCTACCATCACCGGCCTGATCTTGCTGCCGCTGGCGCAGCCGGACCTGAAACTGAGTGGCATCTGGGACGCGATCTGTAGTGCTGCCGGCGTGCCGAGGGTGTCTTCGCAAGGAAACGCGATTCAGCCCGACTTCAAGACTTCGAATGTCGTGATGACCTCGGAGATGCTCACAAAACCCAATCAGGTTTCGATCGGCCGCGGCGCGACGCTGGCGCAGCGCTGCGCGATCTGCCACGGGCCGCAGGGCGTCAGCGACGCCAATTCACCGAACCTTGCCGGGCAGTTTGCCGCGGTCACCTACAAGGAACTGAACGACTTCAAGACCGGCGCGCGGGTCAATGTGGTCATGAGTCCGTTCGCGGCCACCATGAGCAACCAGGACATGCTCGATGTCGCCGCCTACTACGCTTATTTGCCGCGGGTGCCGTCGAGCAATCTGGACCCGAAGATTATTGCGCCTGCGATCGTTACGACCGGTGCGCCGATGCGCAACATCGCACCCTGCGGCTCCTGCCACGGCGACATCGACAACAAGGCCGGCAGCCCGTGGCTTGGCGGCCAGTCGGCCGTCTATGTCAAAGCGCAGTTGCAAGCGTTCGCGTCCGGGACTCGGCGCAACGACATCAGCCAGCAGATGCGCAATATCGCCCGCCAGATGACGGCGGACGAGATCGACCAGGTCGCCCACTATTACGAGGCCCAGCCCTGA
- a CDS encoding b(o/a)3-type cytochrome-c oxidase subunit 1: protein MLTNKRLILAHFWLAFIVFGAALVLGAWQMFVRSPLNAWHFNPEFYYRSVTAHGSAMGYVFPTLVAMGFGYAITESALEKPLVGRRWAWAGFFLVAVGAVVAMIPVSLGLASVLYTFYPPMVGNPFYYIGVVMVVVGSWIWVALMSINMAIWKRENPDKPVPLAMFANVAGSYLWGWTAVGAALEIIFQILPVALGLKDTIDAGLARVFFSWTLHAIVYFWLIPTYIAYYTIFPRAIGGRLYSDAMARISFILFVVVAMPIGVHHLFADPQVGAGFKFMHSVFTGLVALPTLLTVFTICASAEIASRLRGGRGAFGWVTALPWQNPIMLATALSLVMLGFGGAGGLINMSYQLDASIHNTQWITGHFHLIFGGAIVIMYFAIAYDLWPHLTGRALESFGLMRTQLWLWFIGMIVTTFPWHYVGILGMPRRMAFYDYANPAISPQAFSVAMSAVGGFILLISGALFLTVLIRGQWAANSEADAYRFAVPLHMPARIPAALNSFGLWLALMVGLTVVNYGYPIAQLMVLKETNVPAVYVGASR from the coding sequence GTGTTGACTAACAAGCGGCTCATCCTTGCGCATTTCTGGCTCGCCTTCATCGTGTTCGGCGCGGCGTTGGTGCTTGGCGCCTGGCAGATGTTCGTGCGCAGCCCGCTGAATGCCTGGCACTTCAATCCGGAATTCTATTATCGCTCGGTCACCGCGCACGGCTCAGCAATGGGCTACGTGTTTCCGACCCTGGTTGCGATGGGCTTCGGCTATGCGATTACCGAATCCGCGCTGGAAAAGCCGCTGGTCGGCCGCCGCTGGGCATGGGCCGGGTTCTTCCTGGTCGCGGTCGGCGCCGTGGTGGCGATGATCCCGGTGTCGCTCGGGCTCGCCTCCGTGCTGTATACGTTCTATCCGCCGATGGTCGGCAATCCCTTCTATTACATCGGCGTCGTGATGGTCGTGGTCGGCTCATGGATATGGGTCGCGCTGATGTCGATCAACATGGCGATCTGGAAGCGCGAAAATCCGGACAAGCCGGTGCCGCTGGCGATGTTCGCCAATGTTGCGGGCTCGTATCTCTGGGGCTGGACCGCGGTCGGGGCGGCGCTCGAAATCATCTTCCAGATATTGCCGGTGGCGCTCGGGCTGAAGGACACCATCGATGCCGGCTTGGCGCGGGTGTTCTTTTCCTGGACGCTGCACGCGATCGTCTATTTCTGGCTGATCCCGACCTACATCGCCTATTACACGATCTTTCCGCGCGCGATCGGCGGCCGGCTCTACAGCGACGCCATGGCGCGGATTTCCTTCATCCTGTTCGTCGTCGTCGCGATGCCGATCGGCGTGCATCATCTGTTTGCCGATCCGCAGGTCGGCGCCGGCTTCAAGTTCATGCATTCGGTGTTCACCGGCCTCGTCGCACTGCCGACGCTTCTGACGGTGTTCACGATCTGCGCTTCGGCGGAGATTGCCAGCCGGCTGCGCGGCGGCCGCGGTGCGTTCGGATGGGTGACCGCGCTGCCCTGGCAAAACCCGATCATGCTGGCGACCGCGCTGTCGCTGGTGATGCTCGGCTTCGGCGGCGCCGGCGGGCTGATCAACATGAGCTATCAGCTCGATGCCAGCATCCACAACACGCAGTGGATCACCGGCCATTTCCACCTGATCTTCGGCGGCGCCATCGTCATCATGTATTTTGCGATCGCCTATGACCTGTGGCCGCATCTCACCGGCCGCGCGCTGGAAAGCTTTGGGCTGATGCGCACGCAGCTCTGGCTCTGGTTCATCGGCATGATCGTCACCACGTTCCCGTGGCACTATGTCGGCATTCTCGGCATGCCGCGCCGCATGGCATTCTACGACTACGCCAATCCCGCGATTTCGCCGCAGGCGTTTTCGGTGGCGATGTCGGCGGTCGGCGGATTCATTCTGCTGATTTCAGGCGCGTTGTTTCTCACCGTGCTGATCCGCGGCCAGTGGGCCGCCAATAGCGAGGCGGACGCCTACCGCTTCGCCGTGCCCCTGCACATGCCGGCGCGGATCCCGGCCGCGCTGAACAGCTTTGGGCTCTGGCTGGCGCTGATGGTCGGTCTTACGGTCGTCAATTACGGCTATCCGATTGCGCAGTTGATGGTGCTGAAGGAAACCAACGTGCCCGCGGTCTATGTCGGAGCCAGCCGATGA
- a CDS encoding cytochrome C oxidase subunit II, whose translation MTSEVDHGIGEAVAARIERRWAVLSIVIVGVLVGMATYIGIHQATMPQGHVETADPKTLHLSGEFVESNLGSSVEADGSVTVRAIGQQYSFTPQCVVVPSETPIKFRATSADVVHGLLIEGTNINTMLVPGYVSELPIRFKAPGDHVMPCQEFCGIGHQGMWGKVKVVDKTAFLNLMASKRRLICVD comes from the coding sequence ATGACGAGCGAGGTAGACCACGGCATCGGCGAAGCGGTCGCCGCCCGCATCGAGCGGCGATGGGCTGTTCTGTCGATCGTGATCGTCGGCGTTCTCGTTGGCATGGCGACCTATATCGGCATCCATCAGGCAACGATGCCGCAGGGCCATGTCGAAACCGCGGACCCGAAGACGCTGCATCTTTCCGGCGAGTTCGTCGAAAGCAATCTCGGGAGCTCGGTCGAGGCCGACGGGTCCGTTACCGTGCGCGCGATCGGTCAGCAATATTCCTTCACGCCGCAATGCGTTGTGGTGCCGTCGGAAACGCCGATCAAGTTCCGCGCCACCAGCGCCGACGTGGTGCATGGTCTTCTGATCGAGGGCACCAACATCAACACCATGCTGGTGCCGGGCTACGTCTCCGAACTGCCGATCCGCTTCAAGGCGCCGGGCGATCATGTGATGCCGTGCCAGGAATTTTGCGGCATCGGGCATCAGGGCATGTGGGGCAAGGTCAAGGTGGTCGACAAAACCGCGTTCCTTAACCTGATGGCGTCGAAGCGGAGGCTGATCTGTGTTGACTAA
- a CDS encoding cytochrome c, whose protein sequence is MLLLIGVTQANAQDAALLKKGEYLARAGDCIACHTAREGKTFAGGLPMKTPFGTLYTSNITPDPQTGIGMWTSDQFFQMMHNGRFPDGGLVYPAMPFASYTKVTREDSDAIYAYLRSIPPVKQPNREHDLKFPFNNRSLILGWRTLFFREGEFKPDPTKSADWNRGAYLVEGLGHCGMCHTAINALGGSSESQAFEGGLIPMQNWYAPSLTSNKEAGLGDWSLEEISDYLRKGVSTRGAVYGPMAEVVYNSLQYLNDDDTRAMAVYLKSLAQGTSPEKPSTPLPSAESSLLLSLGKQIYDRECASCHGAVGLGMPPHYPPLAGNQSIQMVSAVNAIRMVLNGGYPPGTSGNPMPYGMPPFAHRLSDDEVAAVVTYIRTSWGNRGEPVSARQANELRAATLN, encoded by the coding sequence ATGTTGCTGCTGATCGGCGTGACACAGGCCAATGCGCAGGATGCGGCGCTCCTGAAAAAGGGCGAATACCTCGCCCGTGCCGGCGATTGCATCGCCTGCCACACCGCGCGTGAAGGCAAGACCTTTGCCGGCGGCCTGCCGATGAAGACGCCGTTCGGCACGCTCTATACTTCGAACATCACGCCCGATCCGCAAACCGGCATCGGCATGTGGACGTCCGACCAGTTTTTCCAGATGATGCACAACGGGCGCTTCCCCGATGGCGGGCTGGTCTATCCGGCGATGCCGTTTGCGTCCTACACAAAGGTAACGCGTGAAGACAGCGACGCGATCTACGCTTACCTGCGTTCGATTCCGCCGGTGAAGCAGCCCAACCGCGAACACGACTTGAAATTTCCCTTCAACAACCGCTCGCTGATCCTCGGATGGCGCACGCTGTTCTTCAGGGAGGGCGAGTTCAAGCCCGATCCGACCAAGTCCGCCGACTGGAACAGGGGCGCCTATCTGGTCGAAGGGCTCGGCCATTGCGGCATGTGCCACACCGCGATCAACGCGCTCGGCGGCAGTTCGGAATCGCAGGCCTTCGAGGGCGGGCTGATTCCGATGCAGAACTGGTACGCACCCTCGCTGACCTCGAACAAGGAAGCCGGCCTCGGCGACTGGAGCCTCGAGGAAATCTCCGACTATCTGCGCAAGGGCGTTTCGACCCGCGGCGCGGTCTACGGGCCGATGGCGGAAGTGGTCTACAACAGCCTGCAATATCTCAACGACGACGACACCCGCGCGATGGCGGTCTATCTGAAGAGCCTCGCGCAGGGCACATCGCCGGAGAAGCCGTCGACGCCGCTGCCGTCGGCGGAAAGCAGCCTGCTGCTCTCGCTCGGCAAGCAGATCTACGATCGCGAATGCGCCAGTTGCCACGGCGCGGTGGGGCTCGGCATGCCGCCGCACTACCCACCGCTGGCCGGCAACCAGTCGATCCAGATGGTTTCGGCCGTCAACGCCATCCGGATGGTGCTCAATGGCGGCTATCCGCCGGGCACGTCAGGCAATCCGATGCCCTACGGCATGCCACCGTTTGCGCACCGGTTGTCCGACGACGAGGTCGCGGCGGTCGTTACCTACATCCGTACGTCCTGGGGCAATCGCGGCGAGCCGGTTTCGGCGCGGCAGGCCAATGAACTTCGCGCGGCAACGCTGAACTGA
- a CDS encoding cytochrome c: MALPLGAVQAQTPATERAPDTMAARVLACASCHGAEGEGTSDVYFPRLAGKPAGYLYNQLVAFRDGRRRYPPMNYLLEFLPDEYLKKIAEHFASLRPPFPPPAIPTVSKEILARGEQIATGGDPQRGVPACAGCHGASFGGMEPAIPGLLGLRASYISAQLGGWRYGTRTAAVPDCMQIVAGLLTEDDVKAVAAYLSSRPAPTDPSFAKQGSLPMPLACGSEPN; encoded by the coding sequence ATCGCGCTGCCGCTTGGCGCTGTGCAGGCGCAGACACCCGCCACCGAGCGCGCGCCCGACACCATGGCCGCGCGCGTGTTGGCCTGTGCGTCGTGTCACGGCGCCGAGGGCGAGGGCACCAGCGACGTCTACTTCCCGCGTTTGGCAGGCAAGCCGGCAGGCTATCTCTACAACCAGCTGGTGGCGTTCCGGGACGGGCGGCGAAGATACCCGCCGATGAACTATCTGCTGGAATTCCTGCCCGACGAATACCTGAAGAAGATCGCCGAACATTTTGCCTCGCTGCGGCCGCCGTTTCCGCCGCCGGCCATTCCCACCGTCAGCAAGGAAATCCTCGCGCGCGGCGAGCAGATCGCGACCGGCGGCGATCCGCAGCGCGGCGTGCCGGCCTGCGCGGGCTGCCATGGCGCGAGCTTCGGCGGTATGGAGCCGGCGATCCCGGGTCTGCTCGGCCTGCGCGCAAGCTACATCAGCGCGCAGCTTGGCGGTTGGCGTTACGGCACACGGACGGCGGCGGTACCCGACTGCATGCAGATCGTCGCAGGCCTCCTGACCGAAGACGACGTCAAGGCAGTGGCCGCCTACCTGTCGTCGCGTCCGGCGCCGACGGACCCGTCGTTCGCCAAGCAAGGCAGCCTGCCGATGCCGCTGGCATGCGGCAGTGAGCCGAACTGA
- the hisI gene encoding phosphoribosyl-AMP cyclohydrolase gives MSTADIQDAETKDREEGLAFQPKFDASGLLTCVATDAVTGDVLMVAHMNDEALRKTIASGEAWYYSRSRQALWRKGESSGHTQRVIEMRMDCDQDAIWIRVEQHGAACHTGRHSCFYRKIDGAGGDTRLSFVDADRHFDPADVYRK, from the coding sequence GTGTCTACTGCTGATATCCAAGACGCTGAAACTAAAGACCGCGAGGAGGGGCTGGCATTCCAGCCCAAATTCGACGCGTCGGGTCTTCTGACCTGCGTGGCGACCGATGCCGTGACCGGCGACGTGCTGATGGTCGCACACATGAACGACGAGGCGCTGCGCAAGACGATCGCGAGCGGCGAAGCCTGGTACTACAGCCGTTCGCGCCAGGCGCTGTGGCGCAAGGGCGAGAGCTCCGGACACACCCAGCGCGTGATCGAGATGCGAATGGATTGCGATCAGGACGCGATCTGGATTCGTGTCGAGCAGCACGGCGCGGCCTGCCACACCGGGCGGCACTCCTGCTTCTATCGCAAGATCGACGGTGCCGGCGGCGACACACGGTTGTCATTTGTCGATGCGGACAGGCATTTCGATCCGGCCGACGTGTATCGCAAATAG
- the folE gene encoding GTP cyclohydrolase I FolE, protein MDALIKSLRPGKGSEIKAPDVAPEPRPAELDPSEFLAAAVRADQPRPSRAEAEAAVHTLLNYIGENPAREGLLDTPRRVVEAFDELYQGYHQCPAEVLDRTFGETAGYDDFVLIRDIEFTSQCEHHMMPFYGRAHIAYTPVERVVGLSKLARLTDIFARRLQTQEHLTAQIAAAVDEILKPRGVAVVIEAEHTCMSVRGVAKHGAMTFTSRYTGMFRDNPAEQARFLSMVRGLR, encoded by the coding sequence ATGGACGCGCTGATCAAATCCCTCCGCCCCGGCAAGGGCTCCGAAATCAAGGCGCCTGACGTGGCGCCGGAACCCCGCCCCGCCGAGCTCGATCCCTCTGAATTCCTGGCCGCCGCCGTCCGCGCCGACCAGCCGCGCCCGTCGCGTGCCGAGGCCGAAGCGGCCGTGCACACGCTGCTGAACTATATCGGCGAGAACCCCGCCCGCGAGGGTTTGCTGGATACCCCGCGCCGCGTGGTCGAGGCCTTCGACGAACTCTATCAGGGTTACCACCAGTGCCCGGCCGAGGTGCTCGACCGCACCTTTGGCGAGACCGCGGGCTATGACGATTTCGTCCTGATCCGCGATATCGAATTCACCTCGCAGTGCGAGCATCACATGATGCCGTTCTACGGCAGGGCGCATATCGCCTATACGCCGGTCGAACGGGTGGTGGGCTTGTCGAAGCTGGCGCGGCTGACCGACATCTTCGCACGCCGCCTGCAGACCCAGGAACATCTCACGGCGCAGATTGCAGCCGCCGTCGACGAAATTCTTAAACCCCGCGGCGTTGCGGTCGTGATCGAGGCGGAGCATACCTGCATGTCGGTGCGCGGCGTCGCCAAGCACGGTGCGATGACGTTCACCAGCCGCTATACCGGCATGTTCCGCGACAATCCGGCGGAGCAGGCGCGTTTCCTGTCCATGGTGCGAGGGCTGCGCTGA
- a CDS encoding iron-sulfur cluster assembly scaffold protein: protein MLNDIYNKRIIELAGNIPRLGRLPDPDASATAHSKLCGSTVKIDLKMDGPVVTDFAHDVKACALGQASSSIMASHVVGSTAGELRELRETVRKMLKENGSPPQGKWADIGLLEPVRDYKARHASTMLTFDAVVDAIGQIEAKASQPALA from the coding sequence ATGCTGAACGACATCTACAACAAGCGGATCATCGAACTGGCGGGCAATATCCCCCGCCTCGGCCGCCTCCCCGATCCCGACGCCAGCGCCACCGCCCATTCCAAGCTGTGCGGCTCGACCGTCAAGATCGACCTCAAGATGGACGGGCCCGTGGTCACCGATTTCGCCCATGACGTAAAGGCCTGCGCACTCGGCCAGGCCTCCTCCTCGATCATGGCAAGCCACGTCGTCGGCTCGACCGCCGGTGAGCTGCGCGAATTGCGCGAGACCGTGCGCAAGATGCTGAAGGAGAACGGCAGCCCGCCGCAAGGCAAATGGGCCGATATCGGCCTGCTCGAACCGGTGCGCGACTACAAGGCCCGCCATGCCTCGACCATGCTGACCTTCGACGCCGTGGTCGACGCCATCGGCCAGATCGAAGCCAAGGCCAGCCAGCCGGCCTTGGCGTAA